The following coding sequences lie in one Miscanthus floridulus cultivar M001 chromosome 9, ASM1932011v1, whole genome shotgun sequence genomic window:
- the LOC136480130 gene encoding uncharacterized protein, with product MAQRRSKMAAGAHDGSLQQLLHDHDDVEVEDDVDACSREELARRPEVKFINRYAVLRTYVLMGLKGSGALVVLWATVVLLGGFVSKLETKDFWYITFIAFVQAGGMFNGIFDNELGPLMSLFLSTMKRAILPASRVKHSHVETQLLQTSWSWWLRTKIRSLTSRVAHLIVSLVLYLVLSFFLYSPLFCAFLANLRIGELDYGRSNKDDSEANLRPGISLFYFLCLAQGIMFLFIVWPIETYGTIIVVYKVSQQVGLSSKVVLGYCNETKMKYLKCLASLDGSWNLITYGAGLLDSEMPEDYASGARVLTTLIQQGVPVRQLLLQSPRLRIQKLVATLAWRSPADGERRWLAARIVEHVAPDLSLAQFPGALECISSLLDTSGYNKDDGAQEAIYFAAQLRLDKQQSKQKKRFSLRRIKHLALRNGNAEEKEQVISINSAKGTNEDLILQGLRILENLAVDELNCKVICSSDVLFSKITAPLSYENLVLEDMETNTAWAKVIDGSLKLVSRLMKSPGDTGKEMRRRVAHNSSAVKNLENFLAQKINSCNIIVLQIRAIDILEQLCWGDESTSSNNLARERREYLIPKVQDIVLTDKWMKDYLSETRAKLDKEIESQLEKSHKSNKSQHKARQALVENKTKAAQETVSHLKEKAGEALATLCVGNQIHADDIRSITSTGPEDVLCYLTEMLDSNKPEGSTVRSRISAAVILKHLCTHCTTSPSDQDHIKKITLEKVLRELLHIKAEAPATSTSKLIQWWQQTISQGGHDERLRVQGHKQQHEERRLQVALLLLCAAIRGRWINAPEFATVVAQLATPKVLAEKFKELVDENRYATPSCRATVKLSCELVIALIPHDHCTEDVEMKKVIVDSLYQASKAMAGLESCMLFSGAERDCYGIPVRPFCSDLVKKAQELLEQKGQALGLNVV from the exons ATGGCGCAGCGGCGGAGCAAAATGGCTGCCGGGGCACATGATGGAAGCCTGCAGCAGCTCCTCCACGACCATGACGACGTGGAGGTGGAGGATGATGTGGATGCTTGCTCGAGAGAGGAGCTCGCCCGGCGGCCGGAGGTGAAGTTCATCAACAGATACGCGGTGCTCCGGACGTACGTCCTGATGGGGCTAAAAGGCAGCGGCGCCCTGGTGGTTCTGTGGGCGACGGTGGTCCTCCTCGGCGGCTTTGTGTCCAAGCTCGAGACGAAAGATTTCTGGTATATCACCTTCATTGCATTCGTGCAGGCTGGCGG GATGTTCAATGGGATTTTCGATAACGAGTTGGGGCCTTTGATGTCATTGTTCCTATCAACAATGAAAAGAGCCATCCTGCCTGCTTCGAGAGTAAAGCACAGTCATGTGGAGACGCAGCTGCTTCAGACATCTTGGTCATGGTGGTTGAGGACAAAAATTAGATCATTGACTTCTAGAGTAGCACATCTCATTGTGTCCCTCGTGCTCTACCTCGTGCTGTCATTCTTTCTATACAGCCCGCTTTTTTGTGCTTTCCTCGCTAATTTGCGTATTGGAGAGCTGGACTATGGCAGGTCCAACAAAGATGACTCAGAAGCAAACCTCAGGCCAGGAATAAGCTTATTCTATTTTCTCTGTCTTGCTCAAGGTATAATGTTCCTGTTTATTGTGTGGCCGATTGAAACATATGGTACAATCATTGTGGTGTACAAGGTCAGCCAACAAGTTGGGCTCAGCAGCAAAGTAGTCCTTGGCTACTGTAACGAAACAAAAATGAAATACTTGAAATGCCTGGCGTCTCTTGATGGGAGTTGGAATTTGATCACATATGGTGCTGGCTTGCTGGATTCAGAGATGCCAGAGGACTACGCGTCTGGAGCAAGGGTGCTAACCACGCTGATCCAGCAGGGTGTGCCAGTAAGACAACTGCTGCTCCAGTCACCAAGACTCAGGATTCAGAAGCTTGTAGCAACCCTTGCCTGGAGGAGTCCAGCTGATGGGGAGAGGAGATGGCTTGCCGCAAGGATTGTTGAGCATGTCGCACCTGATCTCAGCCTAGCTCAGTTCCCAGGAGCACTAGAATGCATATCCTCTCTCCTAGACACCTCTGGTTACAACAAGGATGATGGTGCTCAAGAAGCTATCTATTTTGCAGCTCAGCTAAGGCTTGACAAGCAACAAAGCAAGCAGAAGAAGCGTTTCTCCTTGAGACGGATAAAGCACTTAGCCCTACGGAATGGGAATGCCGAGGAGAAAGAACAAGTTATTAGCATCAATTCAGCAAAAGGAACCAATGAGGACCTGATATTGCAAGGCCTGAGAATCCTAGAGAACCTGGCCGTCGACGAACTCAACTGCAAGGTGATCTGCAGCTCCGATGTTCTCTTCTCAAAGATTACTGCACCGCTCAGCTATGAAAATTTGGTACTAGAAGATATGGAGACAAATACTGCATGGGCTAAGGTGATAGACGGATCACTGAAACTGGTGAGCAGGCTTATGAAATCTCCTGGTGATACTGGCAAAGAGATGCGCCGCAGAGTTGCACATAATAGCAGTGCAGTAAAGAATCTGGAGAATTTTCTGGCCCAGAAGATCAACAGCTGTAATATCATAGTGCTACAGATCCGAGCCATAGATATCCTTGAACAGTTATGTTGGGGTGATGAGTCCACCTCCTCCAATAATTTGGCTAGGGAGAGAAGAGAATATCTGATTCCCAAGGTACAAGACATCGTCCTTACTGACAAATGGATGAAAGATTATTTATCGGAGACAAGGGCAAAGCTAGACAAAGAAATTGAAAGCCAACTTGAGAAAAGCCACAAGTCAAATAAAAGCCAGCACAAAGCCAGGCAAGCATTGGTGGAAAACAAGACGAAGGCAGCTCAGGAAACTGTGAGCCATCTGAAAGAAAAGGCTGGGGAAGCACTGGCTACCCTGTGCGTGGGAAATCAGATTCATGCAGACGATATCAGGAGTATCACCAGCACAGGACCTGAAGACGTTCTCTGTTATCTTACTGAAATGTTGGACTCCAACAAGCCCGAGGGAAGCACTGTCAGATCCAGGATTTCCGCAGCAGTGATCCTGAAGCACTTGTGTACTCACTGTACTACATCTCCATCGGATCAAGACCATATAAAGAAAATAACCTTAGAGAAG GTCCTTAGAGAGTTGCTGCATATAAAGGCAGAGGCACCGGCAACAAGCACCAGCAAACTCATCCAGTGGTGGCAGCAAACCATTTCACAAGGTGGCCACGACGAGCGACTCCGTGTACAGGGACACAAGCAGCAACATGAGGAGAGGAGGCTACAAGTCGCCCTGCTATTGCTCTGCGCAGCCATCCGCGGGAGATGGATCAACGCGCCTGAATTTGCAACTGTGGTGGCGCAGTTAGCCACCCCCAAGGTTCTTGCGGAGAAGTTCAAGGAGCTCGTGGACGAGAACAGGTACGCCACGCCGTCCTGCCGGGCAACAGTAAAGCTCAGCTGTGAGCTTGTCATAGCGTTGATTCCGCATGATCATTGCACCGAAGATGTAGAGATGAAGAAGGTGATCGTGGACTCACTATACCAGGCTTCCAAGGCAATGGCGGGGCTCGAGAGCTGCATGCTTTTCTCTGGCGCCGAACGCGATTGCTATGGGATACCTGTGAGGCCTTTCTGTTCTGATCTCGTGAAGAAAGCGCAAGAACTTCTCGAACAGAAAGGACAGGCGCTGGGACTGAATGTTGTTTGA